Proteins from a genomic interval of Rhizobium etli CFN 42:
- a CDS encoding carbohydrate ABC transporter permease yields the protein MADATVSSKAPAKAGVRQALLAPVHLVMGLVDVPMRAWQKLTGLNGMAGIFLAPNMLIFSVFVLLPLVINFVYSTTSGSGVFLQNRTYVGAEQYRILFDCGSYLDPATCAADTFWAAVRNTAVFVVFQVSAMLIAALATALILNRELSNRGFWRAVFFFPVLLSPVVVGLIWKWILQRQGLLNYALSPFGFEPFSWLSDRFWAFFFAVFVSVWAHMGFYALILLAGLQAIPRDLYEAAAMDKASPTRIFRRITLPLLMPNLIVVLVLALIRAVQIFDEVFVLTGGGPGTSTMYITQFIYETGFASSLRNPGLASAASILMGIVLVILTLVQLAASGRNEKKAKRQ from the coding sequence ATGGCGGACGCAACGGTTTCTTCCAAAGCGCCGGCAAAGGCCGGTGTGCGGCAGGCGCTTCTGGCGCCTGTCCATCTTGTCATGGGGCTCGTCGACGTGCCGATGCGCGCCTGGCAAAAATTGACCGGCCTGAACGGCATGGCGGGCATCTTCCTGGCGCCTAACATGCTGATCTTCAGCGTCTTCGTGCTCCTGCCGCTGGTCATCAACTTCGTCTATTCGACGACGAGCGGCAGCGGCGTCTTCCTGCAGAACAGGACCTATGTCGGCGCCGAGCAGTACCGAATCCTCTTCGACTGCGGCTCCTATCTCGATCCCGCGACCTGCGCGGCCGACACCTTTTGGGCGGCCGTGCGCAACACCGCCGTCTTCGTCGTCTTCCAGGTGAGCGCGATGCTCATCGCGGCGCTGGCGACGGCTTTGATCCTCAATCGCGAGCTTTCCAATCGCGGCTTCTGGCGCGCAGTGTTCTTCTTTCCGGTGCTGCTGTCGCCCGTCGTCGTCGGGCTGATCTGGAAGTGGATCCTGCAGCGCCAGGGGCTGTTGAACTATGCGCTGAGCCCCTTCGGATTCGAGCCCTTCTCCTGGCTCAGCGATCGGTTCTGGGCCTTTTTCTTCGCCGTCTTCGTCTCTGTCTGGGCGCATATGGGCTTTTACGCGCTGATCCTGCTCGCCGGCCTGCAGGCAATCCCGAGGGATCTCTATGAGGCGGCGGCCATGGACAAGGCGAGCCCGACCCGCATCTTCCGGCGCATCACCCTGCCACTGTTGATGCCGAACCTCATCGTCGTCCTGGTGCTGGCGCTGATCCGCGCCGTGCAGATCTTCGATGAGGTCTTTGTGCTCACAGGCGGGGGGCCCGGCACCAGCACCATGTACATCACCCAGTTTATTTACGAGACCGGCTTTGCGAGTTCGCTGCGCAATCCGGGGCTTGCCTCGGCCGCCTCGATCCTGATGGGCATCGTCCTCGTGATCTTGACGCTGGTCCAGCTCGCCGCCAGCGGCCGCAACGAGAAGAAGGCGAAACGCCAATGA